The DNA segment AGAAGGGGCTCATGATGTACGGCCAGATGACGGCCGGTTCTTGGATCTATATCGGCGCCCAGGGCATCGTGCAGGGCACCTACGAGACCTTTGTGGAGATGGGTCGCCAGCATTTCGGCGGTTCGCTGAAGGGCAAGTGGATCCTCACGGGCGGGCTTGGTGGCATGGGCGGCGCGCAGCCGCTGGCGGCGACGATGGCGGGTGCGAGCTGCCTCGCCATCGAGTGCCGGCCGTCTTCCATCGAGTTTCGCCTGCGCACCGGCTATCTCGACACCTCGACCACCAGCCTCGACGAAGCGCTGATGATGATTGAGAAGTCCTGCGCGGAGGGCAAGCCGCTCTCGGTCGGCCTTCTCGGCAACACGGCCGAAATTCTGCCCGAGCTGGTGAGGCGTGGGGTGAAGCCGGACGTGGTGACCGACCAGACCTCCGCGCATGACCCGGTGAACGGCTATCTGCCGATCGGCTGGACGCTCGCTGAGTGGGAGGACCGCAAGCAGAGTGACCCGGCCGGCGTTTCCAAGGCCGCCAAGGCTTCGATGGCCGTTCATGTGAAGGCGATGCTCGACTTCTACCATGCGGGCATCCCGACGGTGGACTATGGCAACAACATCCGCCAGATGGCGCTGGAAGAGGGCGTGTCGAACGCCTTCGACTTCCCCGGCTTCGTTCCGGCCTATATCCGCCCGCTGTTCTGCCGCGGTATCGGTCCGTTCCGCTGGGCGGCGCTCTCGGGCGACCCGGAAGACATTTACAAGACCGATGCCAAGGTGAAGGAGCTGATCCCGGATAACGCCCATCTGCACAACTGGCTGGACATGGCGCGCGAGCGCATCCACTTCCAGGGGCTGCCGGCGCGCATCTGCTGGGTAGGCCTGGGCGATCGCCACCGGCTTGGCCTCGCCTTCAACGAGATGGTGCGCAAGGGCGAACTGAAGGCACCGATCGTGATCGGCCGTGACCATCTCGACAGCGGCTCCGTCGCCTCGCCCAATCGCGAGACCGAGGCGATGCGCGACGGCTCGGACGCGGTGTCCGACTGGCCACTGCTCAACGCGCTTCTCAACACCGCCTCGGGCGCCACCTGGGTGTCGCTGCACCATGGCGGCGGTGTCGGCATGGGCTTCTCCCAGCATGCGGGTATGGTGATCTGCTGCGACGGCACCGCGGATGCCGATGCACGCCTCGCCCGCGTTCTGTGGAACGACCCGGCGACCGGCGTGATGCGCCATGCGGACGCCGGCTATCAGATCGCCATCGATTGCGCCCGGGAGCACCAGCTCAACCTGCCGGGCATCCTCGGCTAAGGGGCGCCCGATGCGGATCCTTCGCGCCGCCGATCATGCGGTCATGCCCTGGAAGAACGGCGCCGGCGCGACGACGCAGATCGCGGTCGCGCCGACCGGTGCCGGGCTCGACAGCTTCGACTGGCGTGTGAGCATGGCAGCGGTGATCGAGGACGGGCCGTTCTCGACCTTTCCGGGCGTCGACCGCACGCTTGCGGTGCTGGAGGGGGAGGGGATCGTGCTGGACGTCGCAGGCCGTGCGCCGTGCGAGTTGACGCGGGAGAGCCCGCCGGCGGCCTTTCCCGGCGATGCGCCGACCCATGGCCGGCTGATCAACGGACCCATCACCGATCTCAACGTCATGAGCCGGCGCGGGCGCCTGAGTCACCGGCTGACGCGGTGTGTCATCGACCAACCCGCGATGATCGCGCCGGAACAGGGCATCATGATGCTGCTCACTCTGGCGCCGGGCCTCGTGGTTGACGGCGAGCGGCTGGGCACGCTGGACGCGGTCCTGTTCGACACCCCGGTGGCGGTCGAGGGAGATGCGCCGGCAGGGGCGGGCGTCGTCTGCTTTCTGGTGGAGCTGTGGGAAACGGCCGGCGACCTCGACAAATAAGTCTATACAAATAACAATGACATTTCGGCCTTGAATGAACGTCTTCAGGATGTGTGACTTGGAAAGGCTCAGGTTCGGACGGATCGTCCACCCTCGCGGCGCCGCCGCGCGGGGGCGTCGTGGCCTTTCGAGGACTGCGGACCGACGTCCCGTGCCCGCGCGCTTGGCTGGCATCTTGCTTTCCATACGTTCCTTTACGTTATCCCTGGTGGGCTTTTCGACGTTCCCCAGGGGCGTTGGAGCGCACGTGCCGGCATCGTGTAAGGATGACGGGGCGGCGTGGAACAAGACGCGTCTCAGCCTGGAGCCTTGATGTTCAATACCGAGATCATCATCAAATCCCTGCCGCTGCTGCTGCACGCCTCGATATGGACCGTGGTCTACTCGCTGACGTCGGTCGCGATCGGCTTCTGCATCGGCACACTGATGTGCGCGGCAGGGCTGTCCTCCTCGCGCGTCGGCCGGGGTATTTCCACCTTCTACGTCAGCTTCTTCCGAGGCGTGCCACTGCTGGTGCAGCTTCTCATCTCCTATTACTGCCTGCCGCTGATCGGGATTAACGTACCGTCATCGGTGGCGGCGGTCGGCACGTTGGCACTGTGCACGGGGGCCTATATCGCGGAGATCCTGCGCGGCGGTTTTCTCGGCATCCCTGCGGGCCTGGTCGAAGCCGCGCGGATGGTAGGACTGTCGCGCGCCCAGATCATCACCCGCATCGAAGTGCCGCTCGCCGTGCGCTTCACGCTGCCGTCGCTGATCAATGAGACGACGATGATGGTGAAGGCCTCGTCGCTGATCTCAGTCGTCGGCGTGCTGGAACTGACGCGCCTTGCCCAGAACATCGCCACTTCCACTTTCCAGCCGCTTGAAATCTATCTGACGGCGGGCGCGATTTATTTCGCCATCAACGGCGTGATCACCATGCTCGGTTCGCTCGTCGAGAGCCGCTTCCAGCTGGAGAAAGCGCGATGACGTTCAATCCAGCTATATTGACCGACCACTGGCGTGAACTGCTCGACGGCATGATACTGACCATCCTGATCTGGGTGGGCGGCACGGTGCTTGGGCTGGCCA comes from the Ancylobacter pratisalsi genome and includes:
- the hutU gene encoding urocanate hydratase — its product is MSRLDNSRVVRAPHGTELSAKSWLTEAPLRMLMNNLDPDVAEKPGELVVYGGIGRAARDWECFDKIVATLRTLETDQTLLVQSGKPVGVFRTHKDAPRVLIANSNLVPRWATWEHFNELDKKGLMMYGQMTAGSWIYIGAQGIVQGTYETFVEMGRQHFGGSLKGKWILTGGLGGMGGAQPLAATMAGASCLAIECRPSSIEFRLRTGYLDTSTTSLDEALMMIEKSCAEGKPLSVGLLGNTAEILPELVRRGVKPDVVTDQTSAHDPVNGYLPIGWTLAEWEDRKQSDPAGVSKAAKASMAVHVKAMLDFYHAGIPTVDYGNNIRQMALEEGVSNAFDFPGFVPAYIRPLFCRGIGPFRWAALSGDPEDIYKTDAKVKELIPDNAHLHNWLDMARERIHFQGLPARICWVGLGDRHRLGLAFNEMVRKGELKAPIVIGRDHLDSGSVASPNRETEAMRDGSDAVSDWPLLNALLNTASGATWVSLHHGGGVGMGFSQHAGMVICCDGTADADARLARVLWNDPATGVMRHADAGYQIAIDCAREHQLNLPGILG
- a CDS encoding HutD/Ves family protein, giving the protein MRILRAADHAVMPWKNGAGATTQIAVAPTGAGLDSFDWRVSMAAVIEDGPFSTFPGVDRTLAVLEGEGIVLDVAGRAPCELTRESPPAAFPGDAPTHGRLINGPITDLNVMSRRGRLSHRLTRCVIDQPAMIAPEQGIMMLLTLAPGLVVDGERLGTLDAVLFDTPVAVEGDAPAGAGVVCFLVELWETAGDLDK
- a CDS encoding amino acid ABC transporter permease; the protein is MIIKSLPLLLHASIWTVVYSLTSVAIGFCIGTLMCAAGLSSSRVGRGISTFYVSFFRGVPLLVQLLISYYCLPLIGINVPSSVAAVGTLALCTGAYIAEILRGGFLGIPAGLVEAARMVGLSRAQIITRIEVPLAVRFTLPSLINETTMMVKASSLISVVGVLELTRLAQNIATSTFQPLEIYLTAGAIYFAINGVITMLGSLVESRFQLEKAR